The DNA sequence TGCACGTCCCGGTTGGCGACGGCGTCGATCAGCGCCTGCCCGATCCCGGGGTAGCGGAACAGGAACTCGACGACGACCACGCCCCCGGCCAGCCAGGCCAGCTGCAGGGCGATCACCTGGGCGACCGGGCCGATCGTGTGCGGCACGGCGTGCCGGAACAGCACGGTGCGCTCGGGCAGCCCCTTGAGCCGGGCCATCTCGACGTAGCCGGCGTCGAGGGTCTCCGACAGCGTCGCGCGGGTCATCCGCACCACGTAGGGGATCACCACCAGCGCCAGCGTCACGACCGGCAGCACCAGCTGCTCGGGTCGCGCCCACACCGGCTCGCCCGGCCGGGCGATCGTCACCGACGGCAGGATCCGCAGCACCGACGTCGCGAACAGCACGACCAGCAGCACGCCGATGACGAACTCCGGCAGCGCGGCCAACACCAGCGAGGTCCCGGACACCGCGGAGTCGGTCCGGGTGCCGCGCCGGACCGCGGCCCGCGCGCCCAGCGCGAGCGCGACCGGGGTGGAGACGAGCGCGGTCAGCACCAGCAGCAGCGCCGAGGCCCCGATCCGGTCGCCGAGCAGCTCCGACACGGGGCCGCCGGTGGCGGCGGAGACGCCGAGGTCACCGGTCAGGACACCGCCCAGCCAGGTGAGATAGCGCTCGGGCGCGGGCCGGTCGAGGCCCAGCTGCGCGGTCAGCGCCGCCACCCGTTCCGGGGTGGCCTGCTGGCCGAGGATGGCCCGGGCGGGGTCGCCGGGCAGCAGCAGCGTCGCGGCGAAGATCAGCACCGACACGACGAGCAGGATCAGCACCGACAGCGCGAGGCGCCGCAGGATCATGCGGACGAGCGGGCTCATGCGTCCACCCACGCCTTCCGGAACTCGTAGCCGGACAGGGACAGCCCGGTGCGGTTCGGGACGAGGCCGCCGACGTAGGCCTGGTGGGCGTCCACCCGGTTCGGGAAGCCCCAGATCAGGTAGCCGCCGCGGTCGAACTCGATCCGCTGCGCCGCGCGCACCAGCTGGGCGCGCCGCCCGGCGTCGAGCTCGGACCGGGCCCGGCGGACCAGGCCCTGGTACTGCGCGTCGGTCCAGTGCGTCTCGTTGAACGGTGCGTCGGGCATCGAGGACTGGGAGGCCTGCGGCAGGTAGTTGCGGGTGTTCCAGAAGCTCTGCGCGAACTCCCACTGCAGGTACTGGTCGGAGAAGAAGGTGGAGGTGTCGACCCGGCGCAGCCCGACGTCGATCCCGGCGCCGCGGGCCTGCGTGGCGAACACCTGCGCGGACTCGACGGTGCCGGCCTGGATCGGGGAGGTCACCAGCTCCACCGCGAGGTTCGGCTTCCCGGCCGCGGCGAGCAGGTCGCGGGCCCGGGCGAGGTCCTGCTCGCGGGACGGGTCGAGGTAGTCCGGGTCGAAGCGGGCGTAGAGGTCGACGCCGGCGGTGCCCTGCCCGGACAGCACCTGGTTGACCAGTTCGCCGCGGCCGGTGACCAGACGCAGTGCCTGGCGGACCCGGACGTCGTCGAACGGGGCGACGTCGACGCGCATGGTGAACGGCAGCCACGACCCGGTCTCCGAGGTCAGCAGCCGCACCGAGTCGTAGGAGCCGACCACCTCGGTCAGCGACAGCGGGACCTGGTCGATCGCGTCGACCTGCCCGGAGAGCAGCGCGTTGATCCGGGCGTCGTCCTCGGAGAAGTTGATCAGCTCGAGGCGGTCGACATACGGCTGGGCCGGGCGCCAGTAGCCGTCGTGGCGGACGAACGTGCTCTGCTGGCCGGGGGTGAACGAGGCGAACCGGAACGCCCCGGTGCCGACCGGCCTGTCCAGCGAGAAGTCGGCCGGGACGATCCCGCACGAGTACTCGGCCAGGTACTGGTCGAAGATCGGGGACGGCTCGGACAGCACGAACCGCACCGACCGGTCGGAGGCGACGACGACGTCGTCGAGGATCCCGAACTGCGACGCCCCGGACTTCGGGTCGGCCGGGTCGGTGATCCGCGCGAAGGTGGCGACGACGTCGTCCGGGGTGACCGGGCGGCCGTCGTGGAAGGTGATGCCGGCGCGGATCACCGCGGTCCAGGCCCGTGCCCCGGGCTCCGCCGTCACCGACTCGGCGACCGCGGGCTGCAGGGTGTAGGCGTCGTCCCAGTGCAGCAGCGGCTCGTAGAGGCTGAGCGTGCGGGCGATGTCGGGGTTCGTGGCGGGGCTGTGCGGGTCCAGGGTGTCCGACGATCCGCCGCCGGTCACCCCCACCCGCAGGACGCCGCCGCGGCGCGGGGGACCGGCGTCGCGGGCTGCGGCGGGGCCGCCGCAGCCGGCGAGCACGGCCGCCGCGGCGAGTCCCGCCGCGCCGCCCAGCAGGCGTCGCCGGGACAGCGACGTCAGGGTCGGGCTGGTCATCGAGCTGTCTCCTCGGGGAGGGCCCCGCAGGTGCGGGGCCGCGGTCGCGGGTCAGGTCGGGGGCCGGGTCACCTCCTGCACGGCACGTCCGGCGTGCTCGGGTACGGGGTAGCCGGTGACCAGCGCGTCGAGGTCGGCGGCGACGCCGTCCGGGAACGGCG is a window from the Pseudonocardia sp. HH130629-09 genome containing:
- a CDS encoding ABC transporter permease — translated: MSPLVRMILRRLALSVLILLVVSVLIFAATLLLPGDPARAILGQQATPERVAALTAQLGLDRPAPERYLTWLGGVLTGDLGVSAATGGPVSELLGDRIGASALLLVLTALVSTPVALALGARAAVRRGTRTDSAVSGTSLVLAALPEFVIGVLLVVLFATSVLRILPSVTIARPGEPVWARPEQLVLPVVTLALVVIPYVVRMTRATLSETLDAGYVEMARLKGLPERTVLFRHAVPHTIGPVAQVIALQLAWLAGGVVVVEFLFRYPGIGQALIDAVANRDVQVVQAITLVIAAFYVVVNLAADVAGILADPRIRHSSTGGPA
- a CDS encoding ABC transporter substrate-binding protein; protein product: MTSPTLTSLSRRRLLGGAAGLAAAAVLAGCGGPAAARDAGPPRRGGVLRVGVTGGGSSDTLDPHSPATNPDIARTLSLYEPLLHWDDAYTLQPAVAESVTAEPGARAWTAVIRAGITFHDGRPVTPDDVVATFARITDPADPKSGASQFGILDDVVVASDRSVRFVLSEPSPIFDQYLAEYSCGIVPADFSLDRPVGTGAFRFASFTPGQQSTFVRHDGYWRPAQPYVDRLELINFSEDDARINALLSGQVDAIDQVPLSLTEVVGSYDSVRLLTSETGSWLPFTMRVDVAPFDDVRVRQALRLVTGRGELVNQVLSGQGTAGVDLYARFDPDYLDPSREQDLARARDLLAAAGKPNLAVELVTSPIQAGTVESAQVFATQARGAGIDVGLRRVDTSTFFSDQYLQWEFAQSFWNTRNYLPQASQSSMPDAPFNETHWTDAQYQGLVRRARSELDAGRRAQLVRAAQRIEFDRGGYLIWGFPNRVDAHQAYVGGLVPNRTGLSLSGYEFRKAWVDA